In Helicobacter mastomyrinus, the sequence TAAACAAAATATGTGAATCTTGGCTTAAGCTAAGCTCTAGTCTCTCCTTGCTTGGGGGTATCAAAATGGCATTTTTATCACATAAACCATTAGCCAAAGCAATGGCAAATACCGCTGCTGCCCCTGTGCCACAAGCCTGTGTGATATCCTCCACACCCCGCTCATAGCTCATATAAATGATATGTTCTCTCTCTATGTAAGCTATACTTACATTGGCATTATATTTATACCTCAAATGCTCCAAAATATGCTCTTTTTTTGCAGGTAGCGCATTTTTATCTTTGACAAATCCCACCAAATGTGGTACTCCCGTATCAAGCAATGTCCAAGATGGCACATCATAAGGATTAGATTCTATAATATCCCTCTGCAACAATGTATATACGCCTAAATCGCTCTGCACTAGAGACGTATTGTGCGAATCTATCTCTATGCGAATAATTCCTACTGCACTTAAAAAGCAGTGCTGCTTTGGTGCTAATCCTTCCATATAGGCATAATGCCCCACACTTCTAGTAGCATTGCCACACATACTTGCATATGAGCCATCAGCATTGTAAAATTCCCATTTATAGGCATATTCTTCCCCCACAGCAGGGATAAGCACCGCCATACCATCAGCCCCTATGCCATTATGTCTATCGCAAACTTTTTGCGCAAGATACGCACGTGAGCCATCATTATAGTTCTGTGTATGGAAAATGAGAAAATCATTTCCATTACTGCTATATTTCACAAATTGCATAGAATCCTGCCCGTATCGCTTTAAGGTTTAGGCAGGGACTTAAGATAAGATTCCAAACGTTGCTGCAAAGCGCGCAAACTCCCATCATTGCCTATAATATCATCAGCTAAACGGCATTTTTCTTCAATAGATATTTGTGAATCTAGGCGCATTTTTGCCTCTTCAAAGTTAAGCTTATCACGTTGCATAATGCGCTCTATGGCTTTATTTGCAGGTGTGTAAATCACAAGTGAGCGTGCCACAGGAAAGGCTTCTTTGCCCCCTACTTCAAAAAAAAGTGGAATATCTATAAAATACCACATTTTTTTCTCCTCAAGCTGCCAAGCCTGGGCAAAAATTTGCATTTGAATCTGTGGGTGGAGAATAGAGTTAAGCTTTTTACGCTCTATCGCCGAAGCAAAAACAATATTTGCGAGTTTTTTACGCTCAATCTTTCCGCTATTATCTAAGATTCTATCACCAAAATGAGCGATAACCTCTGCTCTACACTCATCGAGCACTTCATGTGCAATACTATCAGCACAAATGCTTTGATACCCATAAAGTGAAAGGAGATTTACTAACGTGCTTTTACCGCTCCCTATGGAGCCTGTTAATGCGATTGCGTGTGTCAATGCCCCAGCTGTCATACCATACCTTTAAAATCGCGCAATAGATTGAATCTTGCTAAATAAAAAATGGGGTAATGCAAATACACTCTCGTGTATATGGGCATTATAATATTGCAAAGAGGGGAGTAAATCAATTTTTTGCAGGAGCATATCGGCCTTTGGGTGGGGCTTTTTGGAAGCAAAAATATAGCTCTTATCACCTAAAATACTTAAGGAAGGAAAAAAAGGCATAACAATATGAAAAAACTCAGCACAATCACTTAATTTTTGCATAAAAGATTCTTCCTCTAAAAGAGGGTGGTGATTGCGCATTATAAGTATGCCTGTGTTTGTAAGCATACGCGCCAAGCCATCAATTTGATGCTTGTTAAGCACACTATCTGCGATAATCACATCATATTTTTTAATGTCTAAATCAATGACTTGTGTAAAAAGTGAAAAATCCTTATGCTGCAAAACTTTATGAAAATGCGGCAAAAAGCTCATAAGTGAATCTAGGGTCTTTTTATCGCCTTGCACACAATCCACCTTTACATTATGTTTTAAACATTCATACGCAATTTCAAGGTTGAAACTATCAAAAAGCAGGACATTATCAGCTTGAGGAAGCACACAAAGCGGGAGATGAGCAAAAAGCTCGGATTCTATAAAAAGATATTTACCAAGCATAAGATGAGTTTGGTCAATCATTGCTATTTGTTCAAAATCAGTGCTTTTAAAAATCTCTATACTATGCGTGCTACGTGCGTCAAGAATCTTAGTATCAATTGTGTATTCCTGCCGAAAATTTGGTGTAAGCTGACGAGTAATCCACATAAAATAGCCTTTTGTGCTTCTTTTACTTTTAAAGAGGTGTATATTGAGATATTTAATAAACTCCCGTGCAGGTGCTTATGGCACACAAAAAAATAAGCTGCTCTGCTGTGTTCCCACCCTGAAGCGTTGTCCTACTTATCTGTTGCATAAGTCTGCAAGGAAGCGGAGGAATTATATCATTCGAGACTTAAAAATGATTGAAAGGAAAGATTAACTCTCGCTTGGCTTTTTGGGATAGCAAAAACGATAGCCTCTACGGCGCACGGTCTCAATTGTGCTAATATTAAGAGGTTTATCCATTTTTTGGCGAATCTGATTAATCGCTACCTCTATAACATTGGGCGTTACAAGCTCGGGCTCTTCCCAAATTGCATCAAGTAGCTGCTCTTTTGAGACGATTTGATCACGATGACGCGCAAGATGTGTAAGCACCTCAAAAGGCTTGCCCTTAACTTCTATTTCTTGCCCTCTATATGTAATTTTTTCCTCATCAGGATTAATAACTAAATCCTCAATTTCAATCACGCTTGAACCCCAAAATCGCAATCTTGCTTGGATTCTAATCAAAAGCACTTGCAAACTCAAAGGCTTGGACACAAAGTCATCCGCACCACCTTTGAAAGCTTGTATTTCTGTTTCAGCAGATGTTTTGCTAGAAGTGATAATTACAGGTGTGCGAGGGGACTTTTCTTTCACCTGCGCAACAATATCAAGCCCACAACCATCTGGCAAATCCCAATCTACCAACACCAAATCATAATTACGAATATTGATAAAATACTCACCATCTTTTAAATTTTCTGCTACGTCAGTTTGGTAGCTGTGCTCATTAAGCATTTCTGCAATGTTTTTACATAGGTTCGGATCATCTTCAATAACTAAGATTCTCATTTAAATTCCTCTCAATACTTAATTTTAGCTTCAATTATAACATAGTTTATAAAAATATTTTCCCAATTCTAAAATTTCTTGTGCTGGAAGTAGCAAACAATACTTTTTTAAAGTAAAAAAGATTGTCTTTCATATCATAACGTTTGAGGGCATTATTATCTTCGTTGAGTTGATTTAGTCCATTCTCCATTGTATAAAATACCTCATAGCCTATACTTTTAGCCGTGCGGAGCAATCCTTGATTATACATACCATCAGGCCAAGCTAAATGCTTTGTCTCTCTATTAAGCTGCTCCTTAATCAATCGTTTTGAAAGCTCAAAATCCTCGTGCCACGAGAGCGATACAATATTTTTAAATTGATAGGTATGCGTCATTGAGCCTATGCTAAACACATCTTGCATTGTATGTATCTCCTCCCAATTACACATCACTGCCCTAGCATTATTTAAAAGTGCATTTTTACATTCATTATGAGGGATTTGGATATAATCTGCTGCGCTTTTTGAAGCCTCATCGACCCACTCTGTTGCAACAAATAGTCCTGCCTTCGCCTGATATTCTTTGAGTAGTTCATACGCATTCATATAAACATCACGCCACGCCCCATCAAAAGTGAATAACACGCAACGAGGAGAAAACTTAATATTGTCCTGTTTGTAAGCAATCACATCATCAAGACTTAAAAACTGATAATCTTTTTTTTGCAAATATTGAAGCTGTTTCTCAAAATTTGCCAAAGACACACTATGGGAATCTTGCATATTACGGATATGTATATATCGCAGTATAGGAAGGCACATCATAGATAATTTACCAATGACATTTGATTGATACGACTTGTAGAAGCAAGCACGGCATTATAATTTGTCGTAAGATTTGAGAAATGATTGTAAGTTTGGGCTATGTCTGTACCAATTACTTCACTCTTAATAGATTCTATTTGCACACGTAAAACCTCATTTCTTCTAATCACATTCTCAAAGCTACGGCTATGGGCACCATTAAGAGCAACCATCTTTTCAATGTGATCACTCAAATGCCCAAAAAGCTCAATAGCATTTTGAATCCCTTTGTTACGCATTTGGTCAGTATATTCATCACCATAAGCATCAGGACGATACACACCTGAGCGAACCGCTTCAATAATCCCATCGAGCGAGCGGAAGAAATCCACATCAGGCTGGTCTATAATAAGTGCATTGTTGGCATTAAATGTTAGCGATGAGCGATAGTTACGGATACCTTGCTCACTAAAATCATTACTTGCATTATCATATATCATAAATTTCATACGAGAGATAGAGCGCATTTCATCAACAATCTCAATACGTCCATCACGGCTCAAAGAAACATTAAAACGTCCTTTTGTTTGCTGCAAAAGCTCTTCATAGGCACTTTTACCCTCTTGTGTAGGGGTATTTTTTTTCATTTGAGCATTTTTATAATTATCCATATCCTGATTACTATAGTTAAGCGCGATACTTATCATATCAAGCAACTGACGATAAGTAATATCATCAGCCTTGCTTACACTTACTGCTGGCGGCTCATCGTGCGGATTATAAAAAGGAATAAAAAATTCAGGCTGGGAGCGGAAACTCGTCGCATCAAAATCCACATTAGGTAACACTAAATATGAGCCTTTATTGCTAAATTCAATCCGTGCATTAATCGGGATTCCATTATGATCTTCAAGCACAAGGTTGTAAGTTTGTCCATCAAGGCTTCCTCCTGCTACGGCAGAGAGCTTTGTCTCTTCATTTGCATAGCCCATACCATCTAGTAGCATCTGCTGGACATTTGATATAAGCTTTGCGCCTTGATTCTCAAAATATACTTGGTCATATTCCGTGCGGTAATCACGTCTCAACCCATTTGTTTCAAAGCCTGCATTATCAAGAGTGGTCAAAGAGAGACTAAAGCCACTTGGTCCATTAAAAGGAGGATTCATCATATCCCTATCTTTATGTGTTACATTCAGATCACGTAATACAAGTTCTCCACGCACAATCTCGCCCTCTATCTTGCCACCAAAATGATTTTTAATCATCACGAATAAATCCTGCACTTCCAAATCATTATCAACCCTTATATTTAAAGCCGATATAGGTTCTTCATTAATGCTCCCATCATCATAATTTGGACGAGTGCCATCAATCACAAGCGTTTTCACATCTTTAGCCAAAATATCTTTAAGTTTTGTAGTAAGCGTAGCTGGAGAATTATCGGCTGTGAGAAAAGTAGAGGGGAACTTGAGTATGCGATGGTCATAATTATCTTGGACAGCCTCTAAATAGCTTTGCGAAAACGCTCCCATAAACGGGCTTTTTTGAAAACTTGTTACTCTTGCACCTAGCTCTGGCAATTCATCTACGTTATCCACATCTGTATCACTTGATATGAGATGAAAATCTAAATTCGCATTCCCCGGAGCAAGGTTTTTAATCTCAATTTGTCCCCAAAAATTCAAACTCACATCGACCACTTTACTCTTGCTCGTATTGCCAAACTCCTTACCGATTCTATCAAGCAAATCTTGGACTTTTGTTGCATTATTTATATTTTTATAACCCACATCAAATGCAAACTTACTCTTAAAGCTCGTGCCATCAGGGCGGACACCGCGCAAATAGAAAAACTCCTGTCCATCATTACTTGTGTCATTGTCATTATCACCTATCAAATCTCGCAAGGTGTCAGTAGCCTTAATATACACTTCTTCGGGTATATCACCACGGCGGATTCTATCCATAATGTCATTATTGAGCTTACTTTGATTAAACTTGCGGATATTGGTTGTAATGCTCTTATGATGGTCGGAATCCCGCCCAAAAAACAGCTCCTCACCAGTAATATTATAAGGTATCAAATTATTATTGCTTACTAAGGCTTCAAGTCGCTCATTATTGCCCTTATATGTACCATCTGGCTCAAATGGGCGTATCTTCACATTACTCCCTGCAAAGAGAAACCCCCCA encodes:
- the dapF gene encoding diaminopimelate epimerase; translated protein: MQFVKYSSNGNDFLIFHTQNYNDGSRAYLAQKVCDRHNGIGADGMAVLIPAVGEEYAYKWEFYNADGSYASMCGNATRSVGHYAYMEGLAPKQHCFLSAVGIIRIEIDSHNTSLVQSDLGVYTLLQRDIIESNPYDVPSWTLLDTGVPHLVGFVKDKNALPAKKEHILEHLRYKYNANVSIAYIEREHIIYMSYERGVEDITQACGTGAAAVFAIALANGLCDKNAILIPPSKERLELSLSQDSHILFKGAVSRIARCEWLLD
- the coaE gene encoding dephospho-CoA kinase (Dephospho-CoA kinase (CoaE) performs the final step in coenzyme A biosynthesis.), with the protein product MTAGALTHAIALTGSIGSGKSTLVNLLSLYGYQSICADSIAHEVLDECRAEVIAHFGDRILDNSGKIERKKLANIVFASAIERKKLNSILHPQIQMQIFAQAWQLEEKKMWYFIDIPLFFEVGGKEAFPVARSLVIYTPANKAIERIMQRDKLNFEEAKMRLDSQISIEEKCRLADDIIGNDGSLRALQQRLESYLKSLPKP
- a CDS encoding spermidine synthase, coding for MWITRQLTPNFRQEYTIDTKILDARSTHSIEIFKSTDFEQIAMIDQTHLMLGKYLFIESELFAHLPLCVLPQADNVLLFDSFNLEIAYECLKHNVKVDCVQGDKKTLDSLMSFLPHFHKVLQHKDFSLFTQVIDLDIKKYDVIIADSVLNKHQIDGLARMLTNTGILIMRNHHPLLEEESFMQKLSDCAEFFHIVMPFFPSLSILGDKSYIFASKKPHPKADMLLQKIDLLPSLQYYNAHIHESVFALPHFLFSKIQSIARF
- the hsrA gene encoding homeostatic response regulator transcription factor HsrA, which produces MRILVIEDDPNLCKNIAEMLNEHSYQTDVAENLKDGEYFINIRNYDLVLVDWDLPDGCGLDIVAQVKEKSPRTPVIITSSKTSAETEIQAFKGGADDFVSKPLSLQVLLIRIQARLRFWGSSVIEIEDLVINPDEEKITYRGQEIEVKGKPFEVLTHLARHRDQIVSKEQLLDAIWEEPELVTPNVIEVAINQIRQKMDKPLNISTIETVRRRGYRFCYPKKPSES
- a CDS encoding polysaccharide deacetylase family protein, whose product is MMCLPILRYIHIRNMQDSHSVSLANFEKQLQYLQKKDYQFLSLDDVIAYKQDNIKFSPRCVLFTFDGAWRDVYMNAYELLKEYQAKAGLFVATEWVDEASKSAADYIQIPHNECKNALLNNARAVMCNWEEIHTMQDVFSIGSMTHTYQFKNIVSLSWHEDFELSKRLIKEQLNRETKHLAWPDGMYNQGLLRTAKSIGYEVFYTMENGLNQLNEDNNALKRYDMKDNLFYFKKVLFATSSTRNFRIGKIFL
- the flgL gene encoding flagellar hook-associated protein FlgL; translated protein: MRVTFGTKYNQMNYYQGTMQSKLMDINTKIASGLKIQYGYQDSSVFNQNLKLEYEKANLDQGIDVSHDAHTATLNTDKALAELSQTAEQFNTKILQAANDIHSPTSREAIARDLEKLKEHMINIANTAIGGGFLFAGSNVKIRPFEPDGTYKGNNERLEALVSNNNLIPYNITGEELFFGRDSDHHKSITTNIRKFNQSKLNNDIMDRIRRGDIPEEVYIKATDTLRDLIGDNDNDTSNDGQEFFYLRGVRPDGTSFKSKFAFDVGYKNINNATKVQDLLDRIGKEFGNTSKSKVVDVSLNFWGQIEIKNLAPGNANLDFHLISSDTDVDNVDELPELGARVTSFQKSPFMGAFSQSYLEAVQDNYDHRILKFPSTFLTADNSPATLTTKLKDILAKDVKTLVIDGTRPNYDDGSINEEPISALNIRVDNDLEVQDLFVMIKNHFGGKIEGEIVRGELVLRDLNVTHKDRDMMNPPFNGPSGFSLSLTTLDNAGFETNGLRRDYRTEYDQVYFENQGAKLISNVQQMLLDGMGYANEETKLSAVAGGSLDGQTYNLVLEDHNGIPINARIEFSNKGSYLVLPNVDFDATSFRSQPEFFIPFYNPHDEPPAVSVSKADDITYRQLLDMISIALNYSNQDMDNYKNAQMKKNTPTQEGKSAYEELLQQTKGRFNVSLSRDGRIEIVDEMRSISRMKFMIYDNASNDFSEQGIRNYRSSLTFNANNALIIDQPDVDFFRSLDGIIEAVRSGVYRPDAYGDEYTDQMRNKGIQNAIELFGHLSDHIEKMVALNGAHSRSFENVIRRNEVLRVQIESIKSEVIGTDIAQTYNHFSNLTTNYNAVLASTSRINQMSLVNYL